A stretch of Cucumis sativus cultivar 9930 chromosome 2, Cucumber_9930_V3, whole genome shotgun sequence DNA encodes these proteins:
- the LOC101217224 gene encoding terpene synthase 10, whose amino-acid sequence MSLVYFRLPISKLSISCRVFNKAVTVIGKVSNNYNVRRYANHQPLFAMLKSNGVGDGMCLKASTQSDDNVVVRQSANYQSPLWKDDFIQSLHNEFGGKTYRKRFNQLKGEVKTLLRERRDSLEQLELIDVLQRLGISYHFKSEIKDILQRISNKFYEEDENEKKNTLYATSLEFRLLRQHQFHISEDVFNAFKDEMGNFKTCFYDDINGMLSLYEASFLSTKRETVLEEAKCFTVKYLNEFIKSSKDELKVEIVEHALKLPLHWRIERLEARWSIDIYERVGTLNPILLEIAKLDFNMVQSFYQEDLKYASSWWRNTELGQKLSFARDQLMENFFWTLGIGFEPESTYFRRMGTKIVSLITMIDDVYDVYGTLDELKLFTDAIERWDMAAMDQLPEYLKPCFFTLYNSINEIAYEALINHGVDVMQYLKKVWADLCKSYLIESNWYHSGYKPTFEEYMNNAWISVAGPIMLVHSYIFVASQISKQELERLTKYEDTIRWSSTIMRLANDLLTPLDKQNIGDVPKSIQCYMNETGGSEKEAREYVRHLVDELWKKLNDEYDDEKRVSTQAIIGGMSKNLARISQYMYQYGDGRFIDHNKTKESIVSLLVHPISTR is encoded by the exons ATGTCTCTCGTTTACTTTCGTCTTCCAATTTCTAAATTGTCCATCTCTTGTAGGGTTTTCAATAAAGCTGTTACTGTCATTGGAAAAGTTTCTAACAACTACAATGTTCGACGATATGCAAACCATCAACCTCTTTTTGCAATG TTGAAATCTAATGGAGTTGGAGATGGGATGTGCTTAAAAGCATCAACACAATCTGATGATAATGTTGTTGTGAGGCAGAGTGCAAATTATCAATCTCCTCTGTGGAAAGATGATTTTATTCAATCATTACATAATGAATTTGGG GGAAAAACATATAGAAAACGGTTCAACCAACTCAAAGGAGAAGTTAAAACATTGCTTCGAGAAAGAAGAGACTCTTTAGAACAACTTGAGCTCATTGATGTTTTACAAAGACTTGGAATATCATACCACTTTAAGAGTGAAATTAAAGATATCTTACAAAGAATAAGCAACAAGTTCTATGAAGAGGATGAAAACGAGAAGAAGAATACTCTCTATGCAACGTCTCTTGAATTTCGACTTCTAAGACAACatcaatttcatatttctGAAG ATGTTTTCAATGCCTTCAAAGATGAGATGGGGAATTTCAAAACATGCTTTTACGACGATATAAATGGAATGTTATCTTTATATGAAGCTTCATTCTTATCAACTAAAAGGGAGACTGTTTTAGAGGAAGCAAAATGCTTTACAgtaaaatatctaaatgaatTCATCAAATCAAGCAAAGATGAACTCAAAGTAGAGATTGTAGAGCATGCCTTGAAGCTTCCTTTACATTGGAGAATAGAAAGATTGGAGGCAAGATGGAGTATTGATATATATGAGAGAGTAGGAACCCTGAATCCTATTCTTCTTGAAATTGCTAAGCTTGATTTCAACATGGTGCAATCTTTTTACCAAGAAGATCTTAAGTATGCATCAAG TTGGTGGAGAAACACAGAGCTCGGACAAAAATTGAGTTTTGCAAGAGACCAACTGATGGAAAATTTCTTTTGGACACTTGGCATTGGATTTGAACCCGAATCTACATATTTTAGAAGAATGGGTACAAAGATTGTGTCATTGATAACAATGATCGATGATGTTTATGATGTTTATGGCACATTGGATGAACTCAAACTCTTTACAGACGCTATAGAGAG GTGGGATATGGCAGCAATGGACCAACTTCCTGAGTACTTGAAACCATGTTTTTTTACTCTCTACAATTCAATAAATGAGATAGCTTATGAAGCACTAATCAACCATGGAGTTGATGTCATGCAATACCTTAAGAAAGTG TGGGCGGATTTGTGCAAATCTTATTTAATAGAGTCAAATTGGTATCACAGTGGGTATAAACCAACATTTGAAGAATATATGAACAATGCATGGATATCAGTAGCAGGACCAATTATGTTAgttcattcatatatttttgtagcATCTCAAATATCAAAGCAAGAATTGGAGAGATTGACAAAATATGAAGATACAATTCGTTGGTCATCAACAATTATGCGACTTGCAAATGACCTATTAACACCCTTG GATAAACAAAACATTGGTGATGTtccaaaatcaattcaatGCTACATGAATGAGACAGGTGGTTCAGAAAAAGAAGCTCGTGAATATGTAAGACATCTAGTAGATGAGTTATGGAAGAAGTTAAATGATGAATATGATGATGAGAAGAGAGTATCCACTCAAGCCATCATTGGCGGCATGTCCAAGAATCTGGCACGAATATCTCAATATATGTATCAGTACGGAGATGGGCGATTCATTGAccataacaaaacaaaagaaagtatAGTGTCTCTTCTTGTTCATCCTATCAGTACTCGTTAA